The proteins below come from a single Natrinema sp. SYSU A 869 genomic window:
- the ligA gene encoding NAD-dependent DNA ligase LigA encodes MPVADEDADEDNPYLRTPPTDFAPVEELSEAEAERQVELLREAIREHDRRYYVESEPLIADRTYDALFARLRDLEEAFDLSHPDSPTRSVGGEPIEEFETVEHVAPMLSIDQSGEVEDVREFADRVQREVGDVQYVCEPKFDGVSMEFVYEEGSLERAVTRGDGREGDDVTRNARTIGSVPQQLHGDYPDFLAVRGEVYMPKDAFQAHNRERIERGEEPFANPRNATAGTIRQLDPAVVAKRPLAVFYFDVLAASDLEDSHRAELERFPEWGLRVTDHVELAADIDEAIDYRDRLLEARDDLDYEIDGTVIKVDDREAREELGRTARHDRYAFAYKFPARAEVTPIVDVAVQVGRTGRLTPVALLEPVDVGGVTVSRASLHNPEEIAEKDVNIGDTVRVQRAGDVIPYVEEVVEKGSEGHYEMPNTCPVCGSPVERDGPMAFCTGGLGCDAQLRRSIEYYASDDGLDLEGLGEQSVRQLVNAGLLESVADLYELDGEDLLALEGWGETSAENLLAEIEASREPPLADFLSALGIPHVGPTTARELAREFGTFEAFREVAETKPERLEGVDDVGDTVAETIHEFFTSEANAEVVDGVLEYISPQEVDIETGGDELEGVTFVFTGSLEGMTRGDAQDLVETHGANATGSVSGNTDYLVAGDDPGATKQDDAQDNDVPILDETEFRALLEEKGLSLE; translated from the coding sequence ATGCCAGTCGCCGACGAGGACGCGGACGAAGACAACCCCTATCTCCGGACTCCACCGACCGACTTCGCACCGGTCGAGGAACTCTCGGAGGCCGAAGCCGAGCGCCAGGTCGAACTGCTCCGGGAGGCCATCCGCGAACACGACCGCCGATACTACGTCGAGAGCGAGCCGCTCATCGCCGATCGGACCTACGATGCGCTCTTCGCTCGGTTGCGCGACCTCGAGGAAGCGTTCGATCTCTCCCATCCCGACAGCCCGACGCGGAGCGTCGGCGGCGAGCCGATCGAGGAGTTCGAGACGGTCGAACACGTTGCGCCAATGCTCTCGATCGACCAGAGCGGCGAGGTCGAAGACGTCCGCGAGTTCGCCGACCGGGTGCAGAGAGAAGTCGGGGATGTCCAGTATGTCTGCGAACCCAAGTTCGACGGCGTCTCCATGGAGTTCGTCTACGAAGAGGGCAGCCTCGAGCGCGCGGTCACCCGCGGGGACGGCCGCGAGGGCGACGACGTGACGCGGAACGCCCGCACCATCGGCTCCGTCCCGCAGCAACTCCACGGCGATTATCCCGACTTCCTCGCGGTCCGAGGCGAGGTCTACATGCCCAAGGACGCCTTTCAGGCGCACAACCGCGAGCGCATCGAGCGCGGCGAAGAGCCCTTCGCCAACCCTCGGAACGCCACCGCCGGTACTATCCGCCAGCTCGATCCCGCGGTCGTCGCCAAGCGCCCGCTCGCGGTCTTCTACTTCGACGTGCTCGCGGCCAGCGACCTTGAAGACTCCCATCGCGCTGAACTCGAGCGGTTCCCCGAATGGGGGCTGCGGGTTACCGACCACGTCGAACTCGCAGCCGACATCGACGAGGCCATCGACTACCGTGACCGGCTGCTCGAGGCCCGCGACGACCTAGACTACGAGATCGACGGCACCGTCATCAAGGTCGACGACCGCGAGGCCCGCGAGGAACTCGGCCGCACGGCTCGTCACGACCGCTACGCCTTCGCCTACAAGTTCCCGGCCCGCGCGGAGGTGACGCCCATCGTCGACGTCGCGGTCCAGGTCGGCCGAACGGGACGACTGACGCCCGTTGCCCTGCTCGAGCCGGTCGACGTCGGCGGCGTCACCGTCTCGCGAGCGAGCCTGCACAACCCGGAGGAGATCGCCGAGAAGGACGTCAATATCGGCGACACGGTCCGCGTCCAGCGCGCGGGCGACGTCATCCCCTATGTCGAGGAGGTCGTCGAGAAGGGCAGCGAGGGGCACTACGAGATGCCCAACACCTGTCCCGTCTGCGGGAGCCCCGTCGAGCGCGATGGTCCCATGGCCTTCTGTACCGGCGGACTGGGTTGTGATGCCCAACTCCGGCGCTCGATCGAGTACTACGCCAGCGACGACGGCCTCGACCTCGAGGGGCTCGGCGAGCAGAGCGTCCGCCAGCTCGTCAATGCGGGCCTACTCGAATCCGTCGCGGACCTCTACGAACTCGACGGCGAGGACCTGCTGGCCCTGGAGGGGTGGGGCGAGACCAGCGCCGAGAACCTGCTCGCAGAGATCGAAGCTAGCCGCGAACCGCCGCTGGCGGACTTCCTCTCCGCGCTGGGCATCCCCCACGTCGGTCCGACGACGGCCCGCGAACTCGCCCGCGAGTTCGGTACCTTCGAGGCGTTTCGCGAGGTCGCCGAAACCAAGCCCGAGCGACTTGAGGGCGTCGACGACGTCGGCGACACCGTCGCTGAGACGATCCACGAGTTCTTCACCAGCGAGGCGAACGCCGAGGTCGTCGACGGGGTGCTCGAGTATATCTCGCCCCAGGAGGTCGACATCGAGACCGGTGGCGACGAACTCGAGGGGGTCACGTTCGTCTTCACCGGCTCGCTCGAGGGGATGACCAGGGGCGACGCACAGGACCTCGTCGAGACTCACGGCGCAAACGCGACGGGGAGCGTTTCGGGCAATACGGACTACCTCGTCGCCGGCGACGATCCGGGCGCGACGAAACAGGACGACGCCCAAGATAACGACGTGCCGATCCTCGACGAGACCGAGTTCCGCGCGCTACTCGAGGAGAAGGGTCTCAGCCTCGAGTAA
- a CDS encoding 2Fe-2S iron-sulfur cluster-binding protein: MTRYDVTLEWANGPNRTIKVADDEAVLEAAQRAGIRLPYDCRKGTCITCVGRLLAIEGGETESDADGTERPRDAADAFTYRRPPQALTDDERADGYVLLCIASPRADCRIEVGPRVRAEVGDSPWA; the protein is encoded by the coding sequence GTGACGCGATACGACGTGACGCTCGAGTGGGCCAACGGCCCGAACCGGACGATCAAGGTCGCCGACGACGAGGCGGTACTCGAGGCGGCCCAGCGGGCCGGCATCCGGCTGCCATACGACTGCCGGAAAGGGACCTGCATCACCTGTGTCGGTCGGCTGCTCGCGATCGAGGGCGGCGAGACCGAGTCCGACGCGGACGGGACGGAGCGGCCGCGCGACGCCGCCGACGCGTTCACCTATCGGCGGCCGCCGCAGGCGCTGACCGACGACGAACGGGCGGACGGCTACGTCCTGCTCTGTATCGCGTCCCCGCGAGCCGACTGTCGCATTGAGGTCGGTCCGCGGGTCCGCGCCGAAGTCGGCGACAGTCCCTGGGCGTAG
- a CDS encoding ABC transporter ATP-binding protein, which produces MPAITVDNLTKSFGQTLALDDLSFQVEEGEVFGFLGPNGAGKSTTINIVLDFARPTAGEVSVLGMDAQQHSRAIRQRTGVLPEGVQLYDRLTARQHLEFAIESKHADADPERLLERVGLVDAIDKKAGGYSKGMAQRLMLAMSLVGEPDLLILDEPSTGLDPNGAREMRDIVREENERGATVFFSSHIMEQVEAVCDRVGILRDGEMVAVDSVEGLRDSVEGGTTLRVTVDRIDDDAMQAIRSLPDVSDATVEDQNPPTIIVTVDGSKTAVLSALEDHGIEVQDFSTTEASLDDVFQSYTTDAEVHAR; this is translated from the coding sequence ATGCCTGCTATCACAGTCGACAATCTGACCAAATCCTTCGGTCAGACCCTCGCGCTCGACGACCTCTCCTTTCAGGTCGAAGAGGGCGAAGTGTTCGGCTTCCTTGGTCCCAACGGTGCTGGCAAGTCGACGACGATCAACATCGTTCTCGATTTCGCCCGTCCGACGGCGGGCGAGGTCAGCGTCCTCGGAATGGACGCCCAGCAACACAGCCGAGCGATACGGCAACGAACTGGCGTCCTCCCCGAAGGCGTGCAACTGTACGACCGCCTGACCGCCCGCCAACACCTCGAGTTCGCCATCGAGTCCAAACACGCCGACGCTGACCCCGAACGGCTGCTCGAGCGAGTCGGCCTCGTCGACGCGATCGACAAGAAAGCCGGCGGCTACTCGAAGGGGATGGCCCAGCGACTCATGCTCGCGATGTCGCTAGTCGGCGAACCCGACCTGCTGATCTTAGACGAGCCCTCCACCGGCCTCGACCCCAACGGGGCCCGCGAGATGCGCGACATCGTCCGCGAGGAGAACGAACGCGGCGCGACCGTCTTCTTCTCGAGTCACATCATGGAGCAGGTCGAGGCGGTCTGTGACCGCGTCGGCATTCTGCGCGACGGCGAGATGGTCGCCGTTGACTCCGTCGAAGGGCTGCGCGACTCCGTTGAGGGCGGCACAACGCTGCGCGTCACTGTCGACCGGATCGACGACGACGCCATGCAGGCGATCCGCTCGCTGCCCGACGTCAGCGACGCCACCGTCGAGGATCAGAACCCGCCGACGATCATCGTCACGGTCGACGGCTCGAAGACCGCCGTTCTCTCTGCACTCGAGGACCACGGCATCGAGGTGCAGGACTTCTCCACCACCGAGGCGTCGCTCGATGACGTCTTCCAGTCGTACACGACGGACGCGGAGGTGCACGCGCGATGA
- a CDS encoding multidrug transporter, with product MALSLGRTSSSLVTAIGVAVALVAIVGTQVLGWEWGSGRLVPTLIGVVAAGIAVVVFLSRRR from the coding sequence ATGGCACTCTCACTCGGTCGAACCTCCTCCTCACTGGTCACGGCGATCGGCGTTGCCGTCGCGCTCGTCGCGATCGTCGGCACGCAGGTCCTCGGCTGGGAGTGGGGCTCCGGACGGCTCGTCCCAACGTTGATCGGCGTCGTCGCTGCCGGTATCGCCGTTGTCGTGTTTCTCAGCCGTCGCAGGTGA
- a CDS encoding 2Fe-2S iron-sulfur cluster-binding protein, producing the protein MTSHDVTLEWPDGRTRTIEVREDETVLEAAERADIGLPYGCRTGACGTCTGRLLETDATEPGDSDGDTGGDYIEAAFAYRRPPRALKDRHRDDGYMLLCIATPRADCRIAVGSRVQAELVDNPWK; encoded by the coding sequence ATGACGAGCCACGACGTGACCCTCGAGTGGCCTGATGGCCGAACACGGACGATCGAGGTTCGCGAAGACGAGACGGTCCTCGAGGCCGCCGAACGGGCAGATATCGGACTCCCGTACGGCTGTCGTACCGGGGCCTGCGGGACCTGTACGGGTCGGCTACTCGAGACCGACGCGACGGAACCGGGAGACAGCGACGGCGACACGGGAGGTGACTATATCGAGGCCGCATTCGCGTATCGTCGGCCGCCCCGAGCCCTGAAGGATCGACACCGGGACGACGGCTACATGCTGTTGTGTATCGCTACACCGCGGGCCGATTGTCGGATCGCGGTCGGCTCGAGGGTCCAGGCCGAACTGGTGGACAACCCGTGGAAGTAA
- a CDS encoding metallophosphoesterase — translation MNIGIISDTHDNVAAIERATGIFDEEGVEIVIHCGDFIAPLIVPYFDEFELHGVLGNNDGDVANLQAAFDSLGGESQLHGRFADLEFDGLSFAVLHGESKAEVEAIAAGETYDFVCYGHHHERERSEKGQTTVLNPGAHFLTKSEDDRTVAILDTRSESVRFRSVLD, via the coding sequence ATGAATATCGGGATCATCTCCGACACCCACGACAACGTCGCGGCGATCGAACGGGCGACCGGGATCTTCGACGAGGAGGGCGTCGAGATCGTCATCCACTGCGGCGACTTCATCGCCCCGCTGATCGTCCCCTACTTCGACGAGTTCGAACTCCACGGCGTCCTCGGGAACAACGACGGCGACGTCGCCAACCTGCAGGCCGCCTTCGACTCGCTGGGCGGCGAGAGCCAGCTTCACGGTCGGTTCGCAGACCTCGAGTTCGACGGTCTCTCGTTTGCGGTCCTCCACGGCGAGAGCAAAGCCGAGGTCGAAGCGATCGCGGCCGGCGAGACGTACGATTTCGTCTGTTACGGCCACCACCACGAGCGCGAACGCTCCGAAAAGGGCCAGACGACCGTTCTCAACCCGGGTGCCCATTTTCTGACGAAGTCCGAGGACGACCGAACCGTGGCGATCCTCGACACGCGCTCGGAGTCGGTGCGGTTCCGATCGGTGCTCGACTAG
- a CDS encoding tryptophan--tRNA ligase, whose product MTEPNETANSTASTESTSTADEFTVTPYAVEGEIDYEKLLEQFGAEPLTDEQIARFPDHPLLRRRTFYAGRDVDDYLEAADSGAPHAIVTGRGPSGPMHLGHVLPLYLAKRFQRETEATVYIPLSDDEKFLAKDQSFDAIGEHTRDNLRDILAVGFDPERTRIVVDTADADVIYPIAVRLAKHLTPATIEAVYGDQDTVGLQFYPAVQAAHLLLPQLVDGRQPTLVPIAIDQDPHVRVCRDIAAKEALPVKKPGALLGRFLPSLEGPGKMSSSGDAPSIELTADSETVAETIRTHAYTGGRATIEDHRENGGDPTVDVPFQYLRYFFEPDDAELEHIAADYRSGTLLSGELKEIVIERITEFLADHQRRRAELGSLEAELEPYRLTERERQRALERAGVPTGLEM is encoded by the coding sequence ATGACAGAGCCGAACGAAACCGCTAACAGCACTGCCAGTACCGAATCCACTTCGACCGCCGACGAGTTCACCGTCACCCCGTATGCCGTCGAGGGCGAGATCGACTACGAGAAACTCCTCGAGCAGTTCGGAGCCGAGCCGCTCACCGACGAGCAGATCGCTCGCTTCCCCGATCACCCGCTGCTCCGTCGCCGGACGTTCTACGCGGGACGCGACGTCGACGACTACCTCGAGGCCGCCGACTCCGGTGCGCCACACGCGATCGTCACCGGGCGAGGGCCGTCGGGACCGATGCACCTCGGCCATGTCCTCCCGCTGTATCTCGCCAAACGGTTCCAACGGGAAACGGAAGCGACGGTGTATATCCCGCTCTCCGACGACGAGAAGTTCCTCGCGAAGGACCAGTCGTTCGACGCCATCGGCGAGCACACGCGGGACAACCTGCGAGACATCCTCGCCGTAGGGTTCGATCCCGAACGGACGCGAATCGTCGTTGACACCGCCGACGCGGACGTGATTTACCCGATCGCGGTTCGCCTCGCGAAGCACCTCACGCCGGCCACGATCGAAGCCGTCTACGGCGATCAGGACACCGTCGGCCTGCAGTTTTATCCCGCCGTGCAGGCGGCCCACCTCCTGCTCCCGCAACTCGTCGACGGACGGCAGCCGACCCTCGTTCCCATCGCCATTGATCAGGACCCTCATGTCCGCGTCTGTCGCGATATCGCCGCAAAGGAAGCGCTTCCAGTGAAAAAGCCGGGTGCACTGCTCGGCCGGTTCCTCCCGAGCCTTGAGGGGCCGGGAAAAATGAGTTCTTCCGGCGATGCGCCCTCGATCGAACTCACTGCCGATTCCGAAACGGTCGCCGAGACGATCCGGACGCACGCCTACACCGGTGGCCGGGCGACCATCGAGGACCACCGAGAGAACGGCGGTGATCCAACCGTCGATGTTCCCTTCCAGTACCTCCGATACTTCTTCGAACCCGACGACGCCGAACTCGAGCACATCGCGGCCGACTATCGATCGGGTACCCTGCTCAGTGGCGAACTAAAGGAAATCGTGATCGAGCGAATTACCGAGTTCCTCGCCGACCACCAGCGCCGGCGCGCGGAACTGGGATCGCTCGAGGCCGAACTCGAGCCCTACCGGCTGACCGAACGGGAGCGGCAACGGGCGCTCGAGCGGGCGGGCGTACCGACGGGCCTCGAGATGTAG
- a CDS encoding ABC transporter permease, whose protein sequence is MSSETGTGTDATAASGSASSSINLESVRAVAKKDFQDSIRSWLFWGLSVFFFTLMAMLAGFLSWASPNEFTTISFISLVSQVCKLVIPLIALILGWKSIAGERETGSIKVLLSLPHSRKDVLVGKLLGRTAVLSLSLGIGFLIGMFAVAFAVTEFSFPAYIAFLAMTIVYGLAYMAIAVSLSSVTRSTTMAGAAMFGVFVLFYIVWNSLRRGLTILMNRGHIEGVSYTTTNFAGQQVEPERLPDWALFIDMIDPGNAYQNTITLFSGLSGENIGTTFNEAAFPNGLPFYLQDWFSLVILLFWITVPIAIALYRFDRVDI, encoded by the coding sequence ATGAGCTCCGAGACCGGAACCGGCACCGACGCGACGGCTGCGAGCGGCTCGGCGTCGAGTTCGATCAATCTCGAGAGCGTGCGTGCGGTCGCGAAGAAGGACTTTCAGGACTCGATCAGGTCGTGGCTGTTCTGGGGACTGAGCGTGTTCTTCTTCACGCTGATGGCGATGCTGGCGGGCTTTCTCTCGTGGGCGAGTCCGAACGAATTCACGACGATCAGCTTCATCTCCCTCGTCAGTCAGGTATGTAAGCTCGTCATCCCGCTGATCGCGCTCATACTCGGCTGGAAGTCCATCGCCGGCGAGCGCGAGACGGGGAGCATCAAAGTCTTACTGTCGCTGCCCCACTCCCGGAAGGACGTCCTCGTGGGCAAGCTGCTGGGCCGGACGGCCGTGCTCTCGCTGTCGCTCGGCATCGGCTTCCTCATCGGGATGTTCGCCGTCGCGTTCGCCGTCACCGAGTTCTCCTTCCCCGCGTACATCGCCTTCCTGGCGATGACGATCGTCTACGGACTCGCGTACATGGCCATCGCCGTTTCGCTCTCCTCGGTGACGCGATCGACGACGATGGCCGGTGCGGCGATGTTCGGCGTCTTCGTCCTCTTCTATATCGTCTGGAACTCGCTTCGGCGCGGGCTCACCATCCTGATGAACAGGGGACACATCGAGGGCGTCTCCTACACGACAACGAACTTCGCCGGACAGCAAGTCGAACCGGAACGATTGCCCGACTGGGCCCTCTTCATCGATATGATCGATCCGGGGAACGCGTATCAGAACACCATCACGCTGTTCAGTGGCCTCTCGGGCGAGAACATCGGGACGACGTTCAACGAGGCCGCTTTCCCCAACGGACTCCCGTTCTATCTGCAAGACTGGTTCTCCCTCGTCATCCTGCTGTTCTGGATCACCGTGCCGATCGCCATCGCCCTCTATCGATTCGACCGCGTCGACATCTGA
- a CDS encoding KH domain-containing protein: MQHVKIPQDRIGVLIGEGGETMREIEAEAEVRLDIDSENGSVAVETVGDPVLGLKGPEIVRAIGRGFAPEDALRLLEDDMMLFDVVDIDAATRNKNDMKRKKGRLIGEGGRTRELMEELTGADVVIYGSTLGIIGAPQEVDAVRSAAEMLLDGAPHGAVYSFLEEKHNEMKHKGMEYHRFSG, encoded by the coding sequence ATGCAGCACGTGAAGATTCCGCAGGACCGCATCGGCGTTCTCATCGGCGAAGGCGGCGAGACGATGCGCGAGATTGAGGCGGAGGCCGAAGTGCGACTCGACATCGACTCGGAGAACGGCTCCGTCGCCGTCGAGACGGTCGGCGACCCTGTGCTCGGCCTCAAGGGTCCCGAGATCGTTCGTGCGATCGGCCGCGGATTCGCGCCCGAGGACGCCCTGCGACTGCTCGAGGACGACATGATGTTGTTCGACGTCGTTGATATCGACGCCGCCACGCGCAACAAAAACGATATGAAACGCAAAAAGGGCCGGCTCATCGGTGAGGGCGGCCGGACCCGCGAACTGATGGAGGAGCTGACCGGTGCCGACGTCGTCATCTATGGCTCGACGTTGGGTATCATCGGCGCGCCACAGGAGGTCGACGCCGTCCGCAGCGCCGCTGAGATGCTCTTAGACGGCGCGCCACACGGCGCAGTCTACTCCTTCCTTGAGGAGAAACACAACGAGATGAAACACAAGGGGATGGAGTACCACCGGTTCTCCGGCTGA
- the rio1 gene encoding serine/threonine-protein kinase Rio1 — MGQGTEFGLVDLEEADTPGDEWEEIDVSETEADRIARKRDREFEQFEERIKDAEQFKVEQSVFDDATFAALYKLVQDGYVEAFGGPLSTGKEANVYHALGDDREVAVKIYRINASNFTQMRDYLEGDPRFEGLGGKKKDVVLAWTKKELANLRRAQAAGVRVPEPIATERNVLVMEYIGTEDGRAKRLGEVQIENPQTAYEVMREYMRRLYSAGLIHGDLSEYNVVFDETEGQLVFIDLGQAVTVHHPNSRKFLERDCRNVAGFFSRQGLAVTEDDLLEFVTNPEPDPSRD, encoded by the coding sequence ATGGGACAGGGAACGGAATTCGGACTGGTCGACCTCGAGGAAGCCGACACCCCGGGCGACGAATGGGAGGAGATCGACGTCTCGGAGACCGAGGCCGATCGGATCGCTCGCAAGCGCGACCGCGAGTTCGAGCAGTTCGAGGAGCGCATTAAGGACGCCGAGCAGTTCAAGGTCGAGCAGTCGGTGTTCGACGATGCCACCTTCGCGGCGCTGTACAAGCTCGTCCAGGACGGCTACGTCGAGGCCTTCGGCGGGCCGCTCTCGACTGGCAAGGAGGCGAACGTCTACCACGCGCTGGGAGACGACCGCGAGGTCGCGGTCAAGATCTACCGGATCAACGCCTCGAACTTCACACAGATGCGCGACTACCTCGAGGGCGACCCCCGTTTCGAGGGCTTAGGCGGCAAGAAGAAAGACGTCGTCCTCGCGTGGACGAAAAAGGAACTGGCGAACCTCCGGCGAGCGCAGGCGGCCGGGGTGCGGGTTCCAGAGCCGATCGCCACCGAGCGCAACGTCCTGGTTATGGAGTATATCGGCACCGAGGACGGCCGCGCGAAACGGCTCGGCGAGGTCCAGATCGAGAACCCCCAAACCGCCTACGAGGTCATGCGCGAGTACATGCGCCGGCTCTACTCGGCCGGGCTGATCCACGGCGATCTCAGCGAGTACAATGTCGTCTTCGACGAGACCGAGGGCCAACTCGTGTTCATCGACCTCGGACAGGCCGTCACCGTCCACCACCCCAACAGCCGCAAGTTCTTGGAGCGCGACTGCCGGAACGTGGCAGGGTTCTTTTCGCGACAGGGTCTCGCGGTGACCGAGGACGACTTACTCGAGTTTGTCACGAATCCTGAGCCGGATCCCTCGCGGGACTGA
- a CDS encoding 5'-nucleotidase C-terminal domain-containing protein, with the protein MPLERPVEIDRRRLLEYTGSAGVVALAGCMFDDETADNEEPTETVDSDDKESTDSSETESERTTVRLLHDTHFHGSMGEPNEPLNVANYFGLMADRAADAPDGNALVVGNGDDLHTSVESSVFDGAHMVSLLDASPLAYDTFGNHEFDNGPTSLRKNVADSEFTWVSANVRDDRTDDVFAADEGATRYALKEIDGVTFGITGLAPADTPDVTSVGEHVTVLEPASAAESVVGELQDEGAEVIVLLSHLASPVAEDLVAAVDGIDVAVGDHAAMVYDEPRDVNDTVVSVVGDEFEYVGQLDIEVGSDGLDDYSFQRYDLAEQVESGAVEPHGDVLSRLENYESDLEAELDVVIGETAVPLDARTETVRSEESNLGNWLADIVRDDVDAEIALQNAGGIRSDRLYEKGELTRRMIVDILPFPNRTVKLEVSGATLREAIELGVSTVENGHGRFPQVSGMSYAYDPDASAGDRVAEITVGGEPVADDATYELATNDFVAGGGDGYEMLADGEVLVHGDEGTLLSTLAIDAIREQDVIAPETEGRIKTV; encoded by the coding sequence ATGCCATTGGAACGGCCAGTCGAAATCGACAGGCGACGACTGCTGGAATACACTGGATCCGCGGGCGTCGTCGCGCTTGCAGGATGCATGTTCGACGACGAAACGGCAGACAACGAGGAGCCGACCGAGACGGTGGACTCCGACGACAAAGAATCAACTGACTCGAGCGAAACCGAGTCCGAGCGAACGACCGTTCGGCTCCTCCACGATACCCACTTCCACGGATCGATGGGAGAGCCAAACGAACCGCTCAACGTCGCGAACTACTTCGGGCTCATGGCAGACCGAGCAGCGGACGCGCCCGACGGCAACGCGCTCGTCGTCGGCAACGGCGACGACCTGCACACGTCCGTCGAGTCGTCGGTCTTCGACGGAGCGCACATGGTTTCGCTGCTCGACGCGAGTCCGCTTGCCTACGACACCTTCGGCAACCACGAGTTCGACAACGGACCGACGAGCCTCCGGAAAAACGTCGCCGACAGCGAGTTTACCTGGGTGAGCGCGAACGTCCGCGACGACCGGACCGACGACGTGTTCGCGGCCGACGAGGGAGCAACACGATACGCCCTCAAAGAAATCGACGGCGTCACGTTCGGAATCACCGGCCTCGCGCCAGCGGACACACCCGACGTGACCTCGGTCGGTGAGCACGTCACGGTACTCGAGCCGGCGTCAGCCGCCGAGTCGGTCGTTGGCGAGTTGCAGGACGAGGGAGCGGAGGTGATCGTCCTGCTCTCCCACCTCGCCAGTCCCGTCGCGGAGGACCTCGTCGCGGCGGTCGACGGCATCGACGTCGCTGTCGGTGACCACGCCGCGATGGTGTACGACGAGCCCAGAGACGTAAACGACACCGTCGTCTCGGTCGTCGGCGACGAGTTCGAGTATGTCGGCCAACTGGACATTGAGGTCGGAAGCGACGGCCTCGATGACTACTCGTTCCAGCGGTACGACCTCGCGGAACAGGTCGAGAGCGGCGCGGTAGAACCACACGGTGACGTCTTGTCCCGCCTCGAGAACTACGAGAGTGACCTCGAGGCGGAACTCGACGTGGTGATCGGCGAGACGGCGGTCCCGCTGGATGCGCGGACCGAGACGGTCCGGAGCGAAGAGTCGAACCTCGGAAACTGGCTGGCGGATATCGTCCGGGACGACGTCGACGCCGAGATCGCGCTCCAGAACGCCGGCGGCATCCGTAGCGATCGGCTGTACGAGAAGGGTGAACTCACCCGACGGATGATCGTCGACATCTTACCGTTCCCGAACCGCACGGTGAAACTCGAGGTGTCGGGCGCGACTCTCCGCGAGGCGATCGAACTCGGTGTCAGTACGGTCGAAAACGGCCACGGCCGCTTCCCGCAGGTCAGCGGGATGAGCTATGCCTACGATCCGGACGCATCGGCGGGCGATCGCGTCGCGGAGATCACGGTCGGCGGCGAACCGGTCGCGGACGACGCGACGTACGAACTCGCCACGAACGACTTCGTTGCGGGCGGCGGCGACGGGTACGAGATGCTCGCGGACGGCGAGGTGCTCGTCCACGGGGACGAAGGGACGCTCCTGTCCACGCTCGCGATCGACGCCATTCGAGAGCAAGATGTTATCGCACCCGAAACGGAGGGGCGCATCAAAACGGTCTGA